The Caballeronia sp. SL2Y3 genome includes a window with the following:
- a CDS encoding lipid A biosynthesis lauroyl acyltransferase has protein sequence MLGRIGVSLAIGFLKFLAIIPYGITARFGDALGWLLYQIPSRRKRIVHTNLKLCFPEWSPERREEVAQMHFRHAIRSYVERSVQWFGSAKKLEKLIEVDSAVDLTDPDLPPTLFLGLHFVGIEAGSIFLNYSLHRQCGSLYQPFSNPQVEEIAKRQRARFGADMASRADSARIVLRWLRDRKPVMLGADMDYGMRNSTFVPFFGIPTCTLTAVGRLAKTGKAQVVPFIGEVLPNYKGYRLKIFEPWENYPTGDDDADARRMNAFLEEQIPRIPEQYYWVHKRFKTRPPGEASFY, from the coding sequence ATGTTAGGGCGCATCGGCGTGTCGCTCGCCATCGGCTTTCTGAAGTTTCTCGCGATCATTCCTTACGGCATTACCGCGCGTTTCGGCGATGCCCTCGGCTGGCTGCTTTATCAGATTCCGAGCCGGCGCAAGCGCATCGTGCATACGAACCTCAAGCTCTGCTTTCCCGAATGGTCGCCCGAGCGCCGCGAGGAAGTCGCGCAGATGCACTTCCGCCACGCCATTCGCAGCTATGTCGAGCGCAGCGTGCAGTGGTTCGGATCGGCGAAGAAGCTGGAAAAGCTGATCGAAGTGGACAGCGCCGTCGATCTCACCGATCCGGATCTGCCGCCCACGCTCTTTCTCGGGCTGCACTTCGTCGGCATCGAGGCGGGGTCGATCTTTCTGAACTACTCGCTGCACCGGCAATGCGGATCGCTATATCAGCCGTTCTCGAATCCGCAGGTCGAAGAGATCGCCAAGCGGCAGCGCGCCCGCTTCGGCGCGGACATGGCGAGCCGCGCGGACAGCGCGCGCATCGTGCTGCGCTGGCTGCGCGACCGCAAGCCCGTGATGCTCGGCGCGGACATGGATTACGGCATGCGCAATTCCACCTTCGTGCCGTTCTTCGGCATTCCGACGTGCACGCTGACTGCCGTCGGCCGGCTGGCGAAGACGGGCAAGGCGCAAGTGGTGCCGTTCATCGGCGAAGTGCTGCCGAACTACAAGGGTTATCGGCTGAAAATCTTCGAGCCGTGGGAGAACTACCCGACTGGCGACGACGATGCCGACGCCCGCCGCATGAACGCGTTTCTCGAAGAGCAGATTCCGCGCATTCCCGAGCAGTATTACTGGGTTCACAAGCGCTTCAAGACGCGGCCGCCGGGCGAGGCGAGTTTTTATTGA
- the metK gene encoding methionine adenosyltransferase, whose translation MSNDYLFTSESVSEGHPDKVADQISDAILDAILTQDKYSRVAAETLCNTGLVVLAGEITTTANVDYIQIARDTIKRIGYDNTDYGIDYRGCAVLVAYDKQSPDIAQGVNKAHDDNLDQGAGDQGLMFGYACDETPELMPLPIHLSHRLVERQANLRRDGRLPWLRPDAKSQVTVRYVDGKPHSIDTVVLSTQHAPDIELPQLREAVIEEVIKPTLPKELIKGDIKFLVNPTGRFVIGGPQGDCGLTGRKIIVDTYGGAAPHGGGAFSGKDPSKVDRSAAYAGRYVAKNVVAAGLASRCLIQVSYAIGVARPTSVMVNTFGTGRVSDAEITKLVLEHFDLRPKGIIQMLDLLRPIYEKSAAYGHFGREEPEFSWEAADKALLLAEAAGTEPVVRVA comes from the coding sequence GTGTCGAACGACTACCTGTTTACCTCCGAATCCGTTTCCGAAGGCCACCCGGACAAGGTCGCCGACCAAATCTCCGACGCTATTCTCGACGCCATCCTGACTCAGGACAAATACTCGCGCGTCGCGGCGGAAACCCTCTGCAATACCGGTCTCGTCGTCCTCGCGGGCGAAATCACGACCACCGCGAACGTCGATTACATCCAGATCGCGCGGGACACCATCAAGCGCATCGGTTACGACAACACGGACTACGGCATCGACTATCGCGGCTGCGCGGTGCTCGTCGCGTATGACAAGCAATCGCCGGATATCGCGCAAGGCGTGAACAAGGCGCACGACGACAATCTGGACCAAGGCGCGGGCGACCAGGGTCTCATGTTCGGTTACGCGTGCGACGAAACGCCCGAACTCATGCCGCTGCCGATTCACCTGTCGCACCGTCTCGTCGAGCGTCAGGCGAACCTGCGCCGCGACGGCCGTCTGCCCTGGCTGCGTCCGGACGCGAAGTCGCAAGTCACCGTGCGCTACGTGGACGGCAAGCCGCACTCCATCGACACCGTCGTGCTCTCCACGCAGCACGCGCCGGACATCGAGCTGCCGCAACTGCGCGAAGCCGTCATCGAAGAAGTCATCAAGCCGACGCTGCCGAAGGAACTCATCAAGGGCGACATCAAGTTCCTGGTGAACCCGACGGGCCGGTTCGTGATCGGCGGTCCGCAAGGCGACTGCGGTCTGACGGGCCGCAAGATCATCGTCGATACGTACGGCGGCGCGGCTCCGCACGGCGGCGGCGCATTCTCGGGCAAGGATCCGTCCAAGGTGGACCGCTCGGCCGCTTACGCGGGCCGTTACGTCGCGAAGAACGTGGTCGCGGCCGGTCTGGCGTCGCGCTGCCTGATTCAGGTGTCGTACGCCATCGGCGTTGCGCGTCCGACTTCGGTGATGGTGAACACGTTCGGCACCGGCCGCGTGTCGGATGCCGAGATCACGAAGCTCGTGCTCGAACATTTCGATCTGCGTCCGAAGGGCATCATCCAGATGCTCGACCTGCTGCGCCCGATCTACGAAAAGTCGGCGGCGTATGGTCACTTCGGCCGCGAAGAGCCGGAATTCTCGTGGGAAGCCGCGGACAAGGCGCTGTTGCTGGCCGAAGCCGCCGGCACCGAACCGGTGGTGCGCGTGGCGTAA
- a CDS encoding phytanoyl-CoA dioxygenase family protein: MSEQTSLKSKSDQVHELRQMGFVIVKGLVSEARCDALREVAQRQLAEAVAPVEYEADLKYPGAPESKHAPGGHTVRRLLDAHGRHPLFAEFATSPEVRGWMELYFGETPYLSRAHHNCVMTKHPAYGSLTGWHRDVRYWAFERDDLVSAWVALGDETVENGALWFVPRSHKLAFTSDRFDDAKFFRADLPENTPLIHTAVSPKLAKGDVVFFHCNTLHSAGKNLTDQVKFSLVYTYRGASNAALPGTRSASKPEVALV; the protein is encoded by the coding sequence ATGTCTGAACAAACGTCGCTGAAATCGAAGAGTGATCAGGTGCACGAGCTGCGCCAAATGGGCTTCGTCATCGTGAAGGGGCTCGTGTCCGAGGCGCGCTGCGACGCGCTGCGCGAGGTCGCGCAGCGTCAATTGGCCGAAGCCGTCGCGCCGGTCGAATACGAAGCCGACCTGAAGTATCCGGGCGCGCCGGAATCGAAGCACGCGCCGGGCGGACATACCGTGCGGCGGCTTCTGGATGCGCACGGGCGCCATCCGCTATTCGCGGAATTCGCGACATCGCCGGAAGTGCGCGGCTGGATGGAGTTGTACTTCGGCGAAACGCCGTATCTATCGCGTGCGCATCACAACTGCGTGATGACGAAGCACCCGGCGTACGGCAGCCTGACGGGCTGGCATCGCGATGTGCGTTACTGGGCGTTCGAGCGGGACGATCTGGTTTCCGCGTGGGTCGCGCTCGGCGATGAAACCGTCGAAAACGGCGCGCTGTGGTTCGTGCCGCGATCGCACAAGCTCGCGTTCACGTCGGACCGGTTCGACGACGCGAAATTCTTCCGCGCCGATTTGCCGGAGAACACGCCGCTGATCCACACGGCGGTCTCGCCCAAGCTCGCCAAGGGCGACGTCGTGTTCTTTCACTGCAACACGCTGCATTCCGCAGGCAAGAATCTCACCGATCAGGTGAAGTTTTCGCTCGTCTACACGTATCGCGGCGCGAGCAACGCGGCGTTGCCGGGCACGCGATCCGCGTCGAAGCCGGAAGTCGCGCTCGTCTGA
- a CDS encoding DUF3185 family protein produces the protein MTRAISLALLVGGIVLLYFGGQSFHSLSNDVSRFFTGSPTNKTIWLIAGGIVASLAGLIGLALPSKR, from the coding sequence ATGACCCGAGCGATTTCCCTTGCGTTGCTCGTCGGCGGCATCGTGCTCTTGTACTTCGGCGGACAGTCGTTTCACTCGTTGAGCAACGACGTCTCGCGCTTCTTCACGGGCTCGCCGACCAACAAGACGATCTGGCTGATCGCGGGCGGCATTGTCGCGTCGCTCGCGGGGCTGATCGGACTCGCGCTGCCCTCGAAACGCTGA
- a CDS encoding mechanosensitive ion channel family protein, whose translation MDSIDKLRPAYDFMLTLGLTYGVNLLMAILIVAVGWWISNIVANALRRTLNRTNVDATLTPVLASLVMWAIRVVAIVAALGKFGIAAASILTVLGAAGLAIGLALQGTLQNIAAGLMLLLLRPFRVGDYIEGIGVTAGTVNEIGLFTTRLTKADGVVMYVPNSIIWANPVTNYSANEQRRVVLNFLVQHGQDVERVLGELRRLVTGDARIVQDGASAPWIAVTDYTDTGVKFNVGVWTRASDHPAVQADLLRQIQPLTRVPVAA comes from the coding sequence ATGGATTCAATCGACAAACTGCGCCCGGCCTACGACTTCATGCTCACGCTCGGGCTGACGTACGGCGTCAACCTTCTGATGGCGATTCTGATCGTCGCCGTCGGCTGGTGGATTTCGAACATCGTCGCGAACGCGCTGCGGCGCACGCTCAACCGCACGAACGTCGATGCCACGCTGACGCCGGTGCTCGCCAGTCTCGTGATGTGGGCGATACGCGTGGTCGCCATCGTCGCGGCGCTCGGCAAGTTCGGCATCGCGGCGGCGAGCATCCTGACCGTGCTCGGCGCGGCGGGGCTTGCCATCGGACTGGCGCTGCAGGGCACGCTGCAAAACATCGCAGCCGGCTTGATGTTGCTGCTGTTGCGGCCGTTTCGCGTCGGCGACTATATCGAGGGAATCGGCGTGACGGCGGGCACGGTCAACGAGATCGGCCTTTTCACCACGCGGCTCACGAAGGCGGACGGCGTCGTCATGTACGTGCCGAACAGCATCATCTGGGCGAATCCGGTGACGAATTACAGCGCGAACGAGCAGCGGCGCGTCGTGCTCAACTTTCTGGTGCAGCACGGTCAGGACGTCGAGCGCGTGCTCGGCGAGCTGCGCAGGCTCGTGACGGGCGATGCGCGCATCGTGCAGGACGGCGCGTCGGCGCCGTGGATCGCCGTCACCGATTACACCGATACCGGCGTGAAGTTCAACGTGGGCGTGTGGACGCGCGCAAGCGACCATCCGGCCGTGCAGGCCGACTTGCTGCGCCAGATTCAGCCGCTCACGCGCGTGCCGGTCGCGGCGTGA
- the mgrA gene encoding L-glyceraldehyde 3-phosphate reductase — MAYEAASERYSSQMQYRTCGKSGLKLPALSLGLWHNFGDTTPISTQRDILRTAFDLGVTHFDLANNYGPPFGSAETNFGRIFKDDFKPYRDELLISTKAGWDMWPGPYGQGGGSRKYVLASLDQSLKRMGLDYVDIFYSHRFDADTPLEETAGALATAVHSGKALYVGISSYSAAKTREMARLLAEHKVPLLIHQPSYNMLNRWIEEELLDTLDEIGAGSIAFTPLAQGLLTSKYLNGVPQDARVNKPGGGSLKQEHLSQENLEHVRKLNELAQRRGQSLAQMALAWALRGGRVTSVLIGASRAEQVTENVGALKNLEFSQEELAEIDKYAQEGGINLWEKPSTDQRI, encoded by the coding sequence ATGGCTTACGAAGCAGCATCCGAGCGTTACTCCTCGCAGATGCAGTACCGCACGTGCGGCAAATCCGGGCTCAAGCTGCCGGCGCTGTCGCTCGGTCTCTGGCATAACTTCGGCGACACCACGCCCATTTCGACGCAACGCGACATCCTGCGCACCGCATTCGATCTCGGCGTCACTCATTTCGACCTCGCGAACAACTACGGGCCGCCGTTCGGCAGCGCGGAAACCAACTTCGGGCGTATCTTCAAGGACGACTTCAAGCCGTATCGCGACGAACTGCTGATTTCGACGAAAGCCGGCTGGGACATGTGGCCCGGTCCGTACGGGCAGGGCGGCGGCTCGCGCAAGTACGTACTCGCGAGTCTGGATCAAAGCCTGAAGCGCATGGGGCTGGATTACGTCGATATCTTCTACTCGCATCGCTTCGACGCCGATACGCCGCTCGAAGAGACCGCCGGCGCGCTCGCGACCGCCGTGCATTCGGGCAAGGCGCTGTATGTCGGCATCTCGTCGTATTCGGCCGCGAAGACGCGCGAAATGGCCAGGCTGCTCGCCGAACACAAGGTGCCGCTGCTGATCCATCAGCCGTCGTACAACATGCTGAACCGCTGGATCGAAGAAGAACTGCTCGATACGCTCGACGAGATCGGCGCGGGCAGCATCGCGTTCACGCCGCTCGCGCAAGGGCTGCTCACGAGCAAGTATCTGAACGGCGTGCCGCAGGATGCGCGCGTCAACAAGCCGGGCGGCGGATCGCTCAAGCAGGAACACCTGAGCCAAGAAAATCTGGAGCATGTGCGCAAGCTCAATGAACTGGCGCAGCGGCGCGGCCAAAGCCTGGCGCAGATGGCGCTCGCGTGGGCGCTGCGCGGCGGGCGCGTGACCTCTGTGCTGATCGGCGCGAGCCGCGCGGAACAAGTCACCGAAAACGTCGGCGCGTTGAAGAATCTGGAGTTCAGCCAGGAAGAACTCGCGGAGATCGACAAGTACGCGCAGGAAGGCGGCATCAATCTGTGGGAAAAGCCGTCGACGGATCAGCGTATCTGA
- a CDS encoding ferredoxin--NADP reductase, which produces MSNLNSQTVLSVHHWTDTLFSFTCTRDASFRFENGQFTMVGLEVDGKPLLRAYSLASANYEEHLEFLSIKVPDGPLTSRLQHLKVGDSVLIGKKPTGTLVADNLLPGKTLWLLSTGTGLAPFMSIIKDPDVYDRYEKIVLTHTCRFVDELAYKDFITEHLPAHEHIGEIVSEKLVYYPTVTREEFANRGRITDLIETKKLFSDLSVEPFSIENDRVMLCGSPHMLRDTRQLLDSLGFQEGSNNHPGHYVVEKAFVG; this is translated from the coding sequence ATGAGCAACCTCAACTCTCAAACCGTTCTGAGCGTCCACCACTGGACCGACACGCTTTTCAGTTTCACCTGCACTCGCGACGCCTCGTTCCGCTTTGAGAACGGCCAGTTCACGATGGTGGGCCTCGAAGTCGACGGCAAGCCGCTTCTGCGCGCCTACAGTCTCGCGAGCGCGAACTACGAAGAGCATCTCGAATTCCTGAGCATCAAGGTGCCGGACGGCCCGCTGACTTCGCGCTTGCAGCACCTGAAGGTCGGCGATTCCGTGCTGATCGGCAAGAAGCCGACGGGCACGCTCGTCGCGGACAACCTGTTGCCGGGCAAGACGCTGTGGCTGCTTTCCACTGGCACGGGCCTCGCGCCGTTCATGTCGATCATCAAGGACCCCGACGTCTACGACCGCTACGAGAAGATCGTGCTGACGCATACGTGCCGCTTCGTCGATGAACTCGCGTACAAGGACTTCATCACCGAGCACCTGCCGGCGCACGAGCACATCGGCGAGATCGTCTCGGAGAAGCTCGTCTATTACCCGACCGTGACGCGCGAAGAATTCGCGAACCGCGGCCGCATCACGGACCTGATCGAGACGAAGAAGCTGTTCTCGGATCTGTCCGTGGAGCCGTTCTCGATCGAAAACGACCGAGTGATGCTCTGCGGCAGCCCGCACATGCTGCGCGACACCCGTCAGTTGCTGGACTCGCTGGGCTTCCAGGAAGGCAGCAACAACCATCCGGGGCATTACGTCGTCGAAAAGGCGTTCGTCGGCTGA
- a CDS encoding sensor histidine kinase, which translates to MNPSALIGLDQRATSSATVRGVSSATPEASGLPFSVLFDAKRESDREVERLRARVRDLASQVCAADERVRRSIAADLHDEAGAILTAANLAVARAEYLLPADAPAACSEALRQARECLAEVAASNHRIVEGLHAPALDDGLPAALAEWLATFGARAGLSVNLSCSVEIYAKRLPQGLSHAFFRITQEALNNVARHAHATRANVTLTADDDALTLVVDDDGIGITPAARRKAGRLGFESMRARCEAFGGTLRVSASKTGGTCVRARLPWTAAPRAALRAVND; encoded by the coding sequence ATGAACCCGTCGGCCCTGATCGGACTGGATCAGCGTGCAACGTCCAGCGCGACCGTGCGCGGCGTGTCGTCAGCGACGCCGGAGGCATCCGGCTTACCGTTTTCCGTTCTCTTCGACGCCAAGCGGGAAAGCGACCGCGAGGTCGAACGCCTTCGCGCCCGCGTACGGGACCTCGCTTCGCAAGTCTGCGCGGCCGATGAGCGCGTTCGCCGCAGCATCGCCGCCGATCTGCACGACGAAGCAGGCGCGATTCTCACCGCCGCGAACCTCGCAGTCGCGCGCGCCGAATATCTGCTGCCCGCCGATGCGCCCGCTGCCTGTTCGGAAGCACTGCGCCAGGCGCGCGAATGTCTCGCCGAAGTCGCTGCATCGAACCACCGGATCGTGGAGGGCCTGCACGCGCCGGCGCTCGACGACGGACTTCCCGCCGCGCTCGCCGAATGGCTCGCAACCTTTGGCGCGCGCGCCGGTCTCTCCGTCAATTTATCTTGTTCAGTTGAAATTTACGCGAAGCGCCTGCCGCAAGGTCTGTCGCATGCGTTCTTTCGCATCACGCAGGAAGCGCTGAACAACGTCGCGCGGCACGCGCATGCGACGCGCGCGAACGTGACGCTCACAGCCGACGACGACGCGCTCACGCTGGTGGTGGACGACGACGGCATCGGCATCACGCCCGCTGCGCGGCGCAAAGCCGGGCGGCTCGGGTTCGAGAGCATGCGCGCTCGTTGCGAGGCGTTCGGCGGCACGCTGCGCGTGAGCGCATCGAAAACGGGCGGGACCTGCGTGCGCGCCCGCCTGCCGTGGACAGCCGCACCGCGCGCCGCGCTGCGCGCGGTCAACGACTGA
- the rqpR gene encoding response regulator transcription factor RqpR (The RqpSR system (Regulating Quorum sensing and Pathogenicity Sensor kinase and Response regulator) co-occurs with and modulates the expression of cis-2-dodecenoic acid quorum-sensing systems.), whose product MALRILLADDHAIVRRGVAQLLLERGVASEVSEAASGAQALALAARASFDVALLDISLPDTSGLDVLKRLKRDTPRLPVLMFSMYREDQYAVRALKAGAAGYLSKTADPALMIRAVQQVAAGRKYVSPEMAEALATYVSLDSERMPHENLSDREFQTLCMLASGKRLTDIANALSLSVKTVSVYRTRLLDKMKLANNAELTFYVLSNRLVDMNPAIAG is encoded by the coding sequence ATGGCGCTCAGGATTCTTCTCGCCGACGATCACGCCATCGTGCGCCGTGGCGTCGCGCAGTTGCTGCTGGAGCGCGGCGTCGCGTCGGAGGTCAGCGAAGCGGCATCGGGCGCGCAGGCACTCGCGCTGGCGGCGCGCGCCTCGTTCGACGTCGCGCTCCTCGATATTTCGCTTCCCGATACCTCCGGCCTCGACGTGCTGAAGCGCCTCAAGCGCGACACGCCGCGTCTTCCGGTGCTGATGTTTTCGATGTATCGCGAAGACCAGTATGCGGTGCGCGCGTTGAAGGCAGGAGCGGCAGGTTATCTCTCGAAGACGGCGGACCCCGCGCTGATGATCCGCGCCGTTCAACAGGTCGCCGCCGGCCGCAAGTACGTCAGCCCGGAAATGGCGGAGGCGCTCGCCACCTACGTCTCGCTGGATAGCGAGCGGATGCCGCACGAGAACTTGTCGGACCGCGAGTTCCAGACGCTGTGCATGCTGGCGTCGGGCAAGCGGCTGACTGACATCGCAAACGCGCTGTCGTTGTCGGTCAAAACAGTGAGCGTCTACCGCACGCGGTTGCTGGACAAAATGAAGCTCGCCAACAACGCCGAACTGACGTTCTATGTCCTCTCGAACCGCCTCGTCGATATGAACCCCGCGATCGCAGGCTGA
- a CDS encoding amino acid permease: MSLFRKKNIEHMLAGAHSTSLKKTLGALDLTFLGIGAIIGTGIFVLTGTGAVQAGPALMVSFIVAAIACCFAALAYAEFSSTIPVAGSIYTYSYATLGELAAWIIGWDLMLEYGLATSAVSVGWSGYLQSLLSGFGISLPTALTAAPGALPDHVTYFNLPAFLVMMVITWLLSIGVKESTRINNVMVAIKVTVVLLVIAVGVFHVTPANWHPFMPHGWSGVFGAAAVMFFAFIGFDSVSSAAEEVKNPKRDLPIGIISSLAVCAVLYVAVAAVVTGIVPAAQFAHISHPVSYALQVAGQNWVAGFIDLGAVLGMLTVILVMSYGQTRIIYAMSRDGLLPAKLSSVHPRFATPFFTTWLVGIFFGLIGALVPLNVLAELINIGTLAAFSMVSIAVLILRRTHPDLPRAFRCPGVPVVPILAVASCLFLMLNLTATTWIAFVVWLVIGLVIYFAYSRRHSALGRVQAQPTNAKAAKRETVTH; encoded by the coding sequence ATGTCGTTGTTCCGCAAGAAAAACATCGAGCACATGCTGGCCGGCGCGCACAGCACGTCACTCAAGAAAACGCTCGGCGCGCTGGACCTCACGTTTCTCGGCATCGGCGCGATCATCGGCACCGGCATCTTCGTGCTGACCGGCACCGGCGCGGTGCAGGCCGGGCCCGCGCTGATGGTGTCGTTCATCGTCGCCGCGATTGCGTGCTGTTTCGCCGCGCTCGCCTACGCGGAGTTTTCGTCGACCATTCCGGTCGCCGGTTCCATCTACACGTATTCGTACGCGACGCTCGGCGAACTGGCCGCGTGGATCATCGGCTGGGACCTGATGCTCGAATACGGGCTCGCGACGTCCGCCGTTTCGGTCGGATGGTCGGGCTACCTGCAATCGCTGCTGTCGGGCTTCGGCATCAGCCTGCCGACCGCGCTCACCGCCGCGCCCGGCGCGCTGCCGGACCACGTCACGTACTTCAACCTGCCCGCGTTCCTCGTGATGATGGTCATTACGTGGCTGCTGTCGATCGGCGTGAAGGAATCCACGCGCATCAATAACGTCATGGTCGCGATCAAGGTCACGGTCGTGTTGCTGGTGATTGCGGTCGGCGTGTTTCACGTCACGCCGGCGAACTGGCATCCGTTCATGCCGCACGGCTGGTCGGGCGTGTTCGGCGCGGCGGCGGTCATGTTCTTCGCGTTCATCGGCTTCGATTCGGTGTCGTCCGCAGCCGAAGAAGTGAAGAACCCGAAGCGCGATTTGCCCATCGGCATCATTTCGTCGCTCGCGGTGTGCGCGGTGCTGTACGTGGCGGTGGCGGCGGTCGTGACGGGCATCGTGCCGGCAGCGCAGTTCGCGCATATTTCGCATCCGGTGTCGTACGCGCTGCAAGTGGCGGGGCAGAACTGGGTGGCCGGTTTCATCGACCTGGGCGCGGTGCTCGGCATGCTCACCGTAATTCTCGTGATGAGCTACGGCCAGACGCGCATCATCTACGCGATGTCGCGTGACGGACTGCTCCCCGCCAAACTCTCGAGCGTGCATCCGCGCTTTGCGACGCCGTTCTTCACGACGTGGCTCGTCGGCATTTTCTTCGGCCTGATCGGCGCGCTCGTGCCGCTTAACGTGCTCGCCGAGCTGATCAACATCGGCACGCTCGCCGCGTTCTCAATGGTGTCCATCGCCGTGCTGATCCTGCGCCGCACGCATCCGGACCTGCCGCGCGCATTCCGCTGCCCGGGCGTGCCGGTCGTGCCGATTCTCGCGGTGGCGTCGTGTTTATTCCTGATGCTCAACCTGACGGCGACGACGTGGATTGCGTTCGTCGTCTGGCTCGTGATCGGGCTCGTGATTTACTTCGCGTATTCGCGCCGTCATTCCGCGCTGGGCCGCGTTCAGGCGCAGCCGACGAACGCGAAGGCCGCGAAGCGGGAAACCGTGACGCATTAA
- a CDS encoding (2Fe-2S)-binding protein, producing the protein MTLSISLTVNGKPVTAKVEPHVLLVQFLRENLGLTGTHVGCDTAQCGACTVHLDGRAIKSCNILAAQADGMSVTTIEGMSKDGRLHPMQAAFRECHGLQCGFCTPGMVMSASALAAESPDLTEEEVRDQLDGNLCRCTGYHNIVKAVLEGAQNMKAGA; encoded by the coding sequence ATGACGCTCAGCATCAGCCTGACGGTCAACGGCAAACCCGTGACCGCGAAGGTGGAACCGCATGTCCTGCTCGTTCAGTTTCTCCGCGAAAACCTCGGGCTGACCGGCACGCACGTCGGCTGCGATACCGCGCAGTGCGGCGCGTGCACCGTTCATCTCGATGGCCGCGCAATCAAATCGTGCAACATCCTCGCCGCGCAGGCCGACGGCATGAGCGTGACGACCATCGAGGGCATGTCGAAAGACGGCCGGCTTCATCCGATGCAGGCGGCGTTCAGGGAATGCCACGGCCTGCAATGCGGCTTCTGCACGCCGGGCATGGTGATGAGCGCGAGCGCGCTCGCAGCCGAATCGCCCGATCTTACGGAAGAAGAAGTCCGCGATCAGCTCGACGGCAATCTGTGCCGCTGCACGGGCTATCACAACATCGTGAAAGCCGTTCTCGAAGGCGCGCAGAACATGAAAGCGGGCGCCTGA